A genomic region of Oryza glaberrima chromosome 1, OglaRS2, whole genome shotgun sequence contains the following coding sequences:
- the LOC127777198 gene encoding two pore calcium channel protein 1 yields MRERGEMREAKAPLIAEAAEHISHSHGSGSSGTGSHTSGGGGGWRGSRQYQRRSDALAYGDRYQKAAALVDLAEDGVGIPEDVLNDTRFERAMRFYFVYLRLDWLWSLNLFALILLNFLEKPLWCRGYSQHACDQRDLYFLGQLPYLSKTESLIYEGLTLVILVMDIFYPLSYEGLNLFWKNTINKLKVLLLFILACDILVFAFSPQPFRVAPYIRVAFLIMNIRELRMCAVTLVGMVGTYLNVLALSLLFLLFASWLAYVTFEDTPQGKTVFSSYGTTLYQMFILFTTSNNPDVWVPAYKSSRWSSLFFIVYVLLGVYFLTNLILAVIYDSFKEQLAKQVSQADCTRKSILEKAFGIIDATGQGYLNKEQCLSLLDELNKYRSLPKTSREDFELIFAELDQSGDFKVTSEEFATLCNTIAIKFQKEPPPSYLEKYPSFYHSALCEWLKSFVRSPLFEYIVIFVLLMNLVAVIIETTLDIENSSSQKVWQEVEFVFGWIYVIEMALKIFSLGFGAYWMEGQNKFDFVLTWTIFIGETLTFAFPSKLSFLSNGEWIRYLLLGRMLRLTRILLQVRRFRAFVATFFTLMSSLMPYLGIVFCTLCIYCSLGLQIFGGIVYAGNPTLEETDLFSNDYLLFNFNDYPSGMVTLFNLLVMGNWQAWMESYRQLTGSYWSLIYFVSFYLISVLLLLNLIVAFVLEAFFAEMELEKDGEADIQDPTLEGRNRRRSVRVRTKGTMVDILLHHMLSNELDGSQNRDQ; encoded by the exons atgagggagaggggagagatgaGGGAGGCGAAGGCGCCTCTgatcgcggaggcggcggagcacaTATCCCATTCCCACGGCTCCGGGTCGTCCGGCACCGGCAGCcacaccagcggcggcggcggcgggtggaggggCTCGAGGCAGTACCAGCGCCGCTCGGACGCCCTCGCCTACGGCGACCGGTACCAGAAGGCGGCCGCCCTCGTCGACCTC GCAGAAGATGGTGTGGGTATCCCTGAGGATGTCTTGAATGACACAAGGTTTGAGAGGGCTATGAGATTCTATTTTGTGTATCTCCGGTTGGATTGGCTGTGGTCACTTAACCTATTTGCTTTGATTCTTTTGAATTTTCTCGAG AAGCCTCTCTGGTGCCGGGGATATTCTCAACATGCTTGTGATCAAAGGGATCTTTACTTTCTGGGGCAGTTGCCATACTTGAGCAAAACTGAATCTCTCATATATGAG GGGCTCACACTTGTTATTCTTGTAATGGATATCTTCTATCCACTGTCCTATGAAGGTTTAAACCTATTCTGGAAGAACACAATAAATAAACTGAAG GTTCTTCTTCTCTTCATCTTAGCATGTGACATACTGGTGTTTGCATTTAGTCCCCAACCTTTCAGAGTAGCTCCTTACATCCGTGTTGCATTTCTAATAATGAATATCAG GGAACTGCGAATGTGTGCTGTTACACTGGTTGGTATGGTTGGGACATACCTTAATGTTTTG GCCCTTTCACTATTGTTCCTCTTATTCGCAAGCTGGCTAGCTTATGTAACATTTGAGGATACACCACAAGGAAAGACTGTTTTCTCGTCATATGGTACCACGTTATATCAGATGTTTATTCTCTTCACCACCTCCAATAATCCTGATGTATGGGTTCCTGCTTATAA GAGCTCTCGTTGGTCCTCACTATTTTTTATTGTCTACGTACTTTTGGGAGTTTACTTCCTAACAAATTTAATTCTTGCTGTCATTTATGATAGCTTTAAGGAGCAG CTAGCAAAGCAAGTTTCTCAGGCAGACTGTACAAGGAAAAGTATACTAGAGAAGGCATTTGGTATCATTGATGCTACT GGTCAGGGTTATCTCAACAAAGAACAGTGCCTATCATTACTAGATGAGCTCAACAAATACAG ATCGTTACCTAAAACCTCAAGGGAAGATTTTGAATTAATTTTTGCCGAGCTTGATCAGAGTGGTGATTTTAAG GTTACCTCTGAAGAATTTGCTACACTGTGCAATACCATTGCAATAAAATTCCAGAAAGAACCACCT CCATCCTATCTCGAGAAGTATCCATCTTTCTATCATTCAGCACTGTGTGAATGGTTGAAATCTTTTGTGCGGAGCCCACTGTTTGAgtatattgttatttttgttcTTCTGATGAATCTAGTCGCTGTCATTATTGAAACAACG CTGGATATAGAAAACAGCTCCTCGCAGAAAGTGTGGCAAGAAGTTGAGTTTGTCTTTG GATGGATTTACGTTATAGAGATGGCActcaaaatattttcattagGATTTGGTGCCTACTGGATGGAAGGTCAAAACAAGTTTGATTTTGTGCTTACTTGGACTATAT TTATTGGAGAGACTCTAACATTTGCCTTCCCATCGaagctttcttttctttcaaatgGAGAATG GATTCGGTACCTTCTTCTTGGAAGGATGTTACGCTTGACAAGAATTCTGTTGCAAGTTCGGCGTTTCAGAGCATTTGTTGCAACATTCTTTACTCTGATGTCTAGCTTGATGCCATATTTGGGGATTGTATTCTGCACCCTTTGCATTTACTGCTCCCTTGGTTTGCAG ATATTTGGGGGCATTGTGTATGCAGGAAATCCAACACTAGAAGAAACCGATCTCTTCAGTAACGA CTATCTTCTTTTTAACTTCAATGACTATCCAAGTGGTATGGTAACTCTGTTCAATTTGTTAGTGATGGGCAATTGGCAAGCTTGGATGGAG agCTACAGGCAATTGACTGGAAGTTATTGGAGCCTGATTTATTTTGTCAGCTTTTACCTCATTTCAGTATTACTGCTGCTTAATCTG aTTGTAGCATTTGTGTTGGAGGCATTTTTTGCTGAGATGGAACTGGAGAAAGATGGCGAAGCTGATATCCAG GATCCTACTTTGGAAGGAAGAAACAGGCGGCGATCTGTGCG TGTGAGGACAAAGGGGACCATGGTTGATATTCTTCTTCACCATATGTTGAGCAATGAACTTGATGGATCTCAAAACCGTGACCAATAG
- the LOC127754175 gene encoding 30S ribosomal protein S20, chloroplastic, with translation MATATSTLFSLSSLSASLPSPARPAPASLSLRAVSPRARLSASYAAFPIDGLGAWAAATPASSGRWRRRGLEVVCEAAKTGTATGRRPDSVKKRERQNDRHRIRNHARKAEMRTRMKKVLKALEKLRKKADATPEDIIQIEKWISEAYKAIDKTVKVGAMHRNTGNHRKSLLARRKKAIEILRGWYVPNAEPAATS, from the exons ATGGCGACCGCCACCTCCAcgctcttctccctctcctccctctccgcctctctcccttcccccgcGCGGCCAGCCCCGgcgtctctctccctccgcgCCGTCTCCCCGCGGGCCCGCCTGTCCGCCTCCTACGCCGCCTTCCCCATCG ATGGGCTCGGggcatgggcggcggcgacgccggcgtcgtcggggaggtggaggaggaggggactGGAGGTGGTGTGCGAGGCGGCCAAGACCGGCACCGCGACCGGGAGGCGCCCGGACTCGGTCAAGAAGAGGGAGCGGCAGAACGACCGGCACCGCATCCGCAACCATGCACGCAAGGCCGAGATGCGCACCAGGATGAAGAAG GTTTTGAAAGCCCTTGAAAAGCTGAGAAAGAAAGCTGATGCCACACCTGAAGATATCATTCAAATAGAGAAATGGATTTCTGAGGCATACAAAGCCATTGACAAGACAGTGAAGGTTGGCGCCATGCACAGGAATACTGGTAACCATCGCAAGTCCCTTCttgcgaggaggaagaaggccatCGAGATACTCCGTGGTTGGTATGTTCCAAACGCTGAACCTGCTGCTACCAGCTAG
- the LOC127754160 gene encoding transcription factor-like protein DPB isoform X2: MAPPCGDAAAAASAAPGLANLLIREGAGLPSRPERGGGGNAAEREEGGANRNGKKEKAGAQRITGWGLREFSKIVSKKVEAKGRTTYNEVADEIFAELKSITQNGLEFDEKNIRRRVYDAFNVLIAIRVIAKDKKEIKWMGLTNYRYEKIQKLEEVHKELITRIKNKKKLLQEIEKQFDDLQNITLRNQASQRPAESVNGILLPFLLIKTSRKARVEIEISEDSKFARFDFNGAPFTMHDDVSILEAIRRNNKGRAGLSIHP; the protein is encoded by the exons ATGGCGCCTCCCTGCGGCGATGCCGCGGCggctgcctccgccgcgcccggccTGGCCAACCTGCTCATTCGCGAAGGCGCCGGCCTCCCTTCGCGTCCCGAACG cggcggcggcggcaatgcggcagagagggaggagggcggTGCGAACAGGAACgggaagaaggagaaggccgGGGCGCAGAGGATCACCGGGTGGGGGCTCCGTGAGTTCAGCAAGATAG TTTCTAAGAAAGTTGAGGCCAAAGGAAGAACCACATATAATGAG GTTGCCGATGAGATTTTTGCGGAGCTGAAGTCCATTACGCAGAACGGTCTGGAG TTTGATGAGAAGAATATTAGGCGGAGGGTATATGATGCTTTCAATGTGCTCATTGCAATTCGTGTTATTGCAAAAGATAAAAAGGAGATAAAGTGGATGGGCCTTACTAATTATAGATACGAAAAGATACAGAAGTTGGAG GAAGTTCACAAAGAACTCATCACCAGGATCAAGAATAAGAAGAAGCTTCTCCAGGAAATTGAAAAGCAG TTTGATGACCTTCAGAATATTACATTACGCAACCAGGCTAGTCAGAGGCCAGCAGAAAGTGTTAATGGCATCCTCCTTCCGTTCTTATTGATCAAG ACATCCCGAAAAGCAAGGGTGGAAATTGAGATTTCGGAAGATTCGAAGTTTGCACGGTTCGACTTCAACGG TGCACCATTCACCATGCATGATGATGTATCAATCCTTGAAGCCATCAGGCGTAACAACAAAGGAAGAGCTGGCCTCTCCATTCACCCTTAA
- the LOC127754160 gene encoding transcription factor-like protein DPB isoform X1, protein MAPPCGDAAAAASAAPGLANLLIREGAGLPSRPERYPPFRPCTSDSFAPISREGDDIPPQKKSVSLRSGGGGNAAEREEGGANRNGKKEKAGAQRITGWGLREFSKIVSKKVEAKGRTTYNEVADEIFAELKSITQNGLEFDEKNIRRRVYDAFNVLIAIRVIAKDKKEIKWMGLTNYRYEKIQKLEEVHKELITRIKNKKKLLQEIEKQFDDLQNITLRNQASQRPAESVNGILLPFLLIKTSRKARVEIEISEDSKFARFDFNGAPFTMHDDVSILEAIRRNNKGRAGLSIHP, encoded by the exons ATGGCGCCTCCCTGCGGCGATGCCGCGGCggctgcctccgccgcgcccggccTGGCCAACCTGCTCATTCGCGAAGGCGCCGGCCTCCCTTCGCGTCCCGAACGGTACCCGCCATTCCGGCCCTGTACTTCTGATTCCTTTGCTCCAATCTCTAGGGAAGGGGACGATattcccccccaaaaaaaatcggTTTCTttacgcagcggcggcggcggcaatgcggcagagagggaggagggcggTGCGAACAGGAACgggaagaaggagaaggccgGGGCGCAGAGGATCACCGGGTGGGGGCTCCGTGAGTTCAGCAAGATAG TTTCTAAGAAAGTTGAGGCCAAAGGAAGAACCACATATAATGAG GTTGCCGATGAGATTTTTGCGGAGCTGAAGTCCATTACGCAGAACGGTCTGGAG TTTGATGAGAAGAATATTAGGCGGAGGGTATATGATGCTTTCAATGTGCTCATTGCAATTCGTGTTATTGCAAAAGATAAAAAGGAGATAAAGTGGATGGGCCTTACTAATTATAGATACGAAAAGATACAGAAGTTGGAG GAAGTTCACAAAGAACTCATCACCAGGATCAAGAATAAGAAGAAGCTTCTCCAGGAAATTGAAAAGCAG TTTGATGACCTTCAGAATATTACATTACGCAACCAGGCTAGTCAGAGGCCAGCAGAAAGTGTTAATGGCATCCTCCTTCCGTTCTTATTGATCAAG ACATCCCGAAAAGCAAGGGTGGAAATTGAGATTTCGGAAGATTCGAAGTTTGCACGGTTCGACTTCAACGG TGCACCATTCACCATGCATGATGATGTATCAATCCTTGAAGCCATCAGGCGTAACAACAAAGGAAGAGCTGGCCTCTCCATTCACCCTTAA
- the LOC127757488 gene encoding heavy metal-associated isoprenylated plant protein 4-like codes for MKIVLKVPITCKKCKSCILQIVSRNKGVKSLTFDDEKSTLTVIGEVDVVVIVDKLRHPKKGKEKREGYMVEVMAVSDEKKEAEEKKKKDEEEKKKKEKEEEEEKKKKECAEKLKQCAELQQCCRACRPYYVAVDDHPGYSCTIV; via the exons ATGAAG ATAGTGCTCAAGGTGCCGATCACCTGCAAGAAGTGCAAATCCTGCATCCTGCAGATCGTCTCAAGGAACAAAG GGGTCAAGTCGCTGACGTTCGACGACGAGAAGAGCACGCTGACGGTGATCGGGGAGGTGGACGTGGTGGTGATCGTGGACAAGCTCCGGCACCcgaagaaggggaaggagaagagggaggggtACATGGTGGAGGTGATGGCGGTGAGCGACGAGAAGAAGGAGgccgaggagaagaagaagaaggacgaggaggagaagaagaagaaggagaaggaggaggaggaagagaagaagaagaaggagtgCGCCGAGAAGCTCAAGCAGTGCGCCGAGCTGCAGCAGTGCTGCAGGGCGTGCCGGCCCTActacgtcgccgtcgacgaccaccCAGGCTACTCCTGCACCATCGTCTGA